The following proteins come from a genomic window of Athalia rosae chromosome 1, iyAthRosa1.1, whole genome shotgun sequence:
- the LOC105693367 gene encoding regulator of nonsense transcripts 1: MSVDAYGPSSQTLTFLDTEEADLIGADTQGSEFDFTDFTLPSPSQTQASQHDGGQSQPIQVNGTSGGGSSSLDLKIAGATQSLAELQFEEEEEEAYYNRDLPEHACKYCGIHEASCVVMCNACRKWFCNGRGNTCGSHIINHLVRAKHKEVTLHRDGPLGETVLECYSCGVRNVFVLGFIPAKADSVVVLLCRQPCAAQSSLKDMNWDQEQWKPLIADRSFLAWLVKIPADQEQLRARQMSAQQMNKLEELWRDNVDATFQDLEKPGVDEEPQQVLLRYEDGYQYQNIFGPLVKLEADYDKRLKESQTQENIEVRWDVGLNKKTIAYFMLAKTDGDMKLMHGDELRLRYLGELHKPWSGIGHVIKIPDNYGEEVGIELKNNSGAPTECISNFVVDFIWKSTSFDRMQLALRKFAVDDSSVSGYIYHRLLGHEVEEVLFRCHLPKHFSAPNLPDLNRSQVYAVKHAVQRPLSLIQGPPGTGKTVTSATIVYQLVKQNGGPVLVCAPSNTAVDQLTDKIHKSNLKVVRLCAKSREAIDSPVSFLALHNQIKNMETNNELQKLQQLKDETGELSSVDEKRYRLLKKTAEKELLEAADVICCTCVGAGDPRLHRLKFHSILIDESMQATEPECMVPVVLGAKQLILVGDHCQLGPVVMCKKAARAGLSQSLFERLVVLGIRPFRLEVQYRMHPDLSRFPSNFFYEGSLQNGVCADERKLLKIDFPWPAPDKPMFFYVTQGQEEIAGSGTSYLNRTEASNVEKITTRFLRCGVKPEQIGVITPYEGQRAYLVQYMQYQGSLYSKLYQEIEVASVDAFQGREKDIIIMSCVRSNEHQGIGFLNDPRRLNVALTRAKYGIIIVGNPKVLSKQPLWNHLLSFYKEQKVLVEGPLNNLKESMIQFAKPKKLVNAANPGSHFMSTSMYDAREALIPGSVYDRSGTQVNGTQNHNPYYQRNVPLDIFSRTHDTISYISPERAQAAMNNVPVPVGMFMNMAHVPPRFYNQHQQALQARQNQRNRRGATSAKNKTGPRGSKLSQTEQNTQPYSQPGIPLTQGTTQGMSQPGFSLSQPGLSQAELSQDSFAVGEFQSQMDGLLSQDSTYQGDRSGFYQSGQSQAGGQFSQPY, encoded by the exons ATGAGTGTTGACGCATACGGGCCTAGTAGCCAAACCCTGACTTTCCTCGACACGGAGGAAGCAGACTTGATAGGGGCCGATACGCAAGGGAGCGAATTTGATTTCACCGACTTCACTTTACCATCCCCAAGTCAGACCCAGGCTTCGCAGCATGACGGAGGACAGAGTCAACCCATTCAG GTGAATGGCACTAGTGGCGGTGGTAGTTCTTCACTTGACTTGAAAATAGCAGGCGCTACACAGAGTCTTGCCGAACTACAAttcgaagaggaagaggaggaagctTACTATAATCGAGATTTACCTGAACATGCGTGTAAATATTGCGGGATCCATGAAGCATCTTGTGTGGTCATGTGCAATGCATGCCGCAAATGGTTCTGCAATGGTAGAGGTAATACTTGTGGCTCGCATATCATCAATCACTTAGTGCGTGCTAAACATAAGGAGGTCACATTGCATAG GGATGGCCCACTTGGTGAGACAGTTCTAGAGTGCTATTCCTGTGGTGTAAGAAATGTGTTTGTCTTGGGATTCATTCCTGCCAAGGCTGATTCTGTCGTTGTTCTGCTTTGCCGACAACCCTGTGCTGCTCAAAGCTCTCTCAAAGATATGAACTG GGATCAAGAGCAATGGAAACCACTCATTGCGGATCGCAGCTTTTTGGCTTGGTTGGTTAAAATCCCAGCTGACCAGGAACAACTAAGAGCTAGGCAAATGTCTGCACAACAAATGAATAAGCTGGAAGAATTATGGCGAGACAATGTTGATGCGACTTTCCAAGACTTGGAAAAACCAGGGGTTGACGAAGAGCCGCAACAAGTCCTCTTGCGGTACGAGGACGGATATCAATATCAAAATATATTTGGCCCTCTAGTGAAATTGGAAGCTGACTATGATAAACGTCTCAAAGAATCACAGACCCAAGAAAATATTGAG GTACGTTGGGATGTTGGTTTAAACAAAAAGACAATCGCATACTTTATGCTTGCAAAGACGGACGGCGATATGAAACTAATGCATGGAGATGAATTGAGATTACGGTATTTAGGAGAACTGCACAAACCTTGGTCTGGAATTGGCCATGTTATTAAAATTCCCGACAATTATGGAGAGGAAGTTGGCATTGAACTGAAAAATAACTCTGGGGCTCCTACCGAATGCATCAGCAACTTCGTGGTAGACTTCATCTGGAAAAGCACTAGTTTTGATCG tATGCAGCTCGCTCTACGCAAATTCGCCGTTGATGACTCCTCTGTATCTGGATACATATATCACAGACTACTCGGCCATGAAGTGGAAGAAGTACTGTTTCGCTGCCATCTCCCTAAACACTTCAGTGCTCCAAATCTACCTGACCTCAATCGGTCTCAGGTCTATGCTGTAAAACATGCTGTGCAGAGACCATTGTCTCTCATTCAAGGACCTCCGGGAACGGGTAAAACTGTAACTAGTGCAACAATAGTTTACCAGCTAGTGAAACAGAATGGAGGCCCAGTCTTGGTCTGTGCCCCTTCTAATACCGCAGTCGATCAACTGACCGACAAGATTCACAAGTCTAACTTGAAGGTCGTCCGCTTGTGCGCAAAGTCAAGAGAGGCCATTGACTCCCCAGTTAGTTTCCTTGCTCTACACAACcagataaaaaatatggagACAAATAACGAACTGCAAAAGTTGCAACAACTCAAAGATGAAACTGGAGAACTATCTAGTGTAGATGAGAAACGATATCGACTTCTGAAAAAGACTGCGGAAAAAGAACTGTTAGAAGCCGCGGATGTTATTTGCTGCACCTGTGTCGGAGCTGGAGATCCAAGATTACATAGATTGAAATTCCACTCGATCTTGATCGATGAAAGTATGCAAGCTACAGAACCTGAATGTATGGTACCAGTTGTTTTGGGTGCCAAACAGTTAATTCTAGTCGGTGATCATTGCCAGCTTGGGCCAGTAGTCATGTGCAAAAAAGCAGCTAGAGCTGGTTTGTCTCAATCTTTATTCGAGAGACTCGTCGTACTGGGAATTCGTCCTTTCCGTTTAGAAGTTCAGTACCGTATGCATCCGGATCTATCACGCTTCCCATCCAACTTCTTCTACGAAGGTTCATTGCAAAACGGCGTCTGTGCGGATGAAAGAAAgttattgaaaattgattttccatGGCCTGCTCCGGATAAACCCATGTTTTTTTACGTAACCCAAGGACAAGAAGAAATTGCTGGCAGCGGTACCTCTTACCTTAATCGGACCGAAGCTtcgaatgtggaaaaaataacaaccaGGTTCTTACGCTGTGGTGTGAAACCTGAACAGATTGGAGTTATAACTCCTTATGAAGGCCAGAGGGCATATCTTGTCCAGTACATGCAATACCAAGGTTCTTTGTACTCTAAGCTCTATCAAGAGATTGAAGTTGCCAGTGTTGATGCCTTCCAAGGGCGTGAAAAAGACATCATCATAATGTCCTGCGTTCGATCCAATGAACATCAAGGAATTGGATTTCTAAATGATCCTAGAAGATTAAACGTTGCCCTTACCCGTGCTAAATATGGAATTATCATTGTTGGAAATCCGAAAGTTTTATCCAAGCAACCTCTGTGGAACCACTTATTGAGTTTTTACAAAGAGCAAAAAGTACTCGTCGAAGGACCGCTAAACAATCTGAAAGAATCTATGATTCAATTTGCCAAACCTAAGAAACTTGTAAATGCTGCCAATCCAGGTTCTCACTTCATGTCTACATCTATGTACGACGCAAGAGAGGCTCTGATCCCTGGGTCGGTCTACGATCGTTCAGGTACCCAAGTGAATGGTACCCAAAATCATAATCCCTACTATCAGAGAAACGTTCCACTGGATATCTTCAGTAGGACTCACGATACAATCAGCTACATTAGCCCTGAGAGAGCACAAGCGGCGATGAATAATGTCCCAGTTCCTGTAGGTATGTTCATGAACATGGCTCATGTTCCACCACGATTTTACAATCAACATCAACAAGCTCTGCAAGCGAgacaaaatcaaagaaatcgTAGAGGTGCCACATCAGCTAAAAACAAGACAGGCCCTCGTGGAAGTAAATTGAGCCAAACAGAACAAAATACGCAGCCGTATAGCCAGCCAGGAATTCCGTTAACTCAAGGAACTACGCAAGGAATGTCACAACCAGGTTTCAGCCTGTCGCAGCCGGGTCTTAGTCAGGCGGAGTTGTCACAAGACTCGTTTGCTGTTGGCGAGTTTCAATCGCAAATGGATGGTTTGTTGTCCCAGGATTCCACTTATCAAGGAGATAGAAGTGGATTTTACCAATCAGGCCAGTCACAAGCCGGGGGCCAGTTCTCTCAGCCGTACTGA
- the LOC105693372 gene encoding ATP-dependent (S)-NAD(P)H-hydrate dehydratase, with the protein MASASAVEERMLKGARKIVPVLTSSKYKGQDGRIGIFGGSTEYTGAPFFAAISALRVGADLAHIFCTKEAGIPLKSYSPEPIIHPVLDQHDAIKLIKPWLDRLHVIVIGPGLGREEKVFKVIADLISICRDLKKPLIIDADGLALICQRPELVKEYPGLILTPNAVEFSRLAKALLEKSIQPAPVAKVSDVKHLADVLGKNVVVLHKGAKDVIVDGHKGTETLSCGVSGSPRRCGGQGDLLSGALAVFYWWAISAGPSECALSPAMTAAYAASRLTRECNAAAFKIKQRATLTTDMIECIHPVFAKLFETHVCK; encoded by the coding sequence ATGGCTTCCGCGTCAGCAGTAGAGGAGCGGATGTTGAAAGGTGCCCGAAAAATAGTTCCCGTATTAACTTCCTCGAAATACAAGGGGCAAGATGGGAGGATCGGGATATTCGGAGGAAGCACAGAATACACCGGAGCTCCGTTTTTTGCTGCCATAAGTGCGCTAAGAGTTGGCGCCGATTTGGCGCACATATTTTGCACCAAAGAAGCTGGGATTCCCCTGAAGTCCTACAGTCCGGAGCCGATCATTCATCCTGTTCTCGATCAACACGATGCCATTAAGTTGATAAAACCGTGGCTGGATAGGCTGCACGTAATTGTTATCGGGCCTGGTTtggggagagaagaaaaagtgttCAAAGTTATCGCGGATTTGATCAGCATATGCCGTGATCTCAAAAAACCCTTGATCATAGACGCAGATGGTCTTGCTCTCATATGCCAACGGCCAGAGCTAGTCAAGGAGTATCCTGGGCTTATCCTAACGCCGAACGCCGTGGAGTTTTCTCGATTGGCGAAAGCTCTATTAGAAAAATCTATACAACCAGCTCCCGTTGCGAAAGTATCGGACGTCAAACATCTCGCCGACGTTCTGGGGAAAAATGTCGTTGTTCTTCACAAAGGGGCTAAAGATGTTATCGTGGATGGGCATAAGGGAACAGAGACCTTGTCATGCGGGGTTTCTGGATCGCCGAGAAGATGCGGTGGTCAAGGTGATCTTCTGTCTGGTGCCCTAGCGGTCTTCTACTGGTGGGCAATAAGCGCTGGACCGAGCGAGTGTGCCTTGTCACCGGCAATGACCGCGGCCTACGCCGCCTCCAGGTTAACCAGGGAGTGCAACGCAGCAGCTTTTAAAATCAAACAACGAGCCACCCTAACGACAGAcatgatcgaatgcatacatcCGGTGTTTGCGAAGTTGTTCGAAACACACGTATGCAAGTAA
- the LOC105693369 gene encoding bumetanide-sensitive sodium-(potassium)-chloride cotransporter isoform X2 yields MEGKFQSRNAEDGVTGNCDQNSRKSPISLNISGLSDVVPRLDHYRLSRRAKRPSLGDLHEGNPVKDTNVEAGQVTGGNSFVGIKLGWIQGVLIPCLLNIWGVMLFLRLSWVVAQAGILQSLIIIGISSIVCVITTLSLSAISTNGEVKGGGIYYIISRSLGPEFGASVGIVFAFANAVAASMNTIGFCDSLNELLRENGLQIIDNAVNDVRLVGIIAVLIMIFICAIGMEWESKAQNFLIAIIVAAIVDFIIGTIIGPNSVEQTAQGFAGFSTTVFSDNWTPDYRFSEGKQHTFFSVFAIFFPSVTGIQAGANISGDLRDPASSIPKGTLLALLISMISYATFVIFAGGAALRDASGIVVDEVIANCTSNCTYGLHNSYSVMQLMSVWGPFIYAGCFAATLSTALTNLLSVPRLIQALGIDKIYPGLIFFSKGYGKAGEPYRGYVLTFFVAALFVLIANLNAIAPLISNFYLASYALINFCTFHAALVRPLGWRPTFKYYNTWLSLAGFILCVAIMFLIDWVMSLVTFVIIFALYLIVVYRNPDVNWGSSTQAQTYKTALSIVYRLNSTDEHVKNYTPQILALTGQPSSRPALVHLANLITKNNALLMCGGIYPSRLSYRMRSTHRRAGYTWLNRHRIKSFYHVVEGVGFETGASALMQAAGVGKLAPNVVLMGYKTHWSSCEGKELQEYFNVLHNAFDNRLAVAILRIAEGLDCSVPVNGIFEEEHGALAQSSYDLAGNALMHADSNLSISSGIPRTNSVPSIGTQYLPNDNSSVKSIHNNGSARDHLKNKKKIITDKLLIGNGMSPVPEYMTIFQKKHKKSTIDVWWLYDDGGLTILLPYIISTRTNWENCKMRIFALANHKQDIAAEEKEMQEIMAKFRIKYTSLKMVDDISVQPHADTQKFFETLISGFREKDGVENTDYTVTEAELQNLRDKTNRQLRLRELLLENSSDSTFVVMSLPMPRKGAVSAPLYMAWLETLTRDMPPTLLVRGNHTSVLTFYS; encoded by the exons ATGGAAGGCAAATTCCAGAGCAGAAATGCCGAAGACGGCGTCACCGGAAACTGCGATCAGAACAGCAGAAAATCTCCGATATCTTTGAACATTTCCGGTCTTTCGGATGTCGTCCCTAGACTCGATCACTACAG ATTGAGCAGGAGAGCGAAGAGACCATCGTTGGGTGATTTGCACGAGGGTAATCCTGTCAAG GATACGAATGTGGAGGCTGGTCAGGTTACCGGAGGTAACAGCTTTGTCGGTATAAAATTGGGATGGATCCAAGGTGTCCTGATACCATGTCTGCTCAACATCTGGGGGGTGATGCTTTTTCTCCGACTTTCTTGGGTTGTGGCGCAAGCGGGGATCCTCCAGagtttgataataattggTATATCTTCGATTGTTTGCGTAATCACAACTTTGAGTCTGAGTGCAATCAGCACGAACGGAGAAGTCAAGGGAG gtGGTATCTATTACATAATATCGCGATCTCTTGGACCTGAATTTGGAGCATCGGTCGGGATTGTCTTCGCTTTTGCGAACGCAGTAGCAGCCTCTATGAATACCATTGGCttttgtgattctttgaatgAGTTGTTGCGTGAAAATGGTCTGCAAATCATTGACAATGCTGTCAACGACGTCAGATTGGTCGGAATCATTGCTGTGCtaataatgatttttatctGTGCTATTGGGATGGAATGGGAATCGAAAGcacaaaattttctgatcgccATCATAGTAGCCGCTATCGTGGACTTCATTATCGGAACGATAATCGGACCGAATTCCGTGGAACAGACGGCGCAAGGGTTTGCTGGATTTTCAA CGACTGTCTTCTCCGATAACTGGACACCGGACTACCGATTTTCCGAGGGTAAACAGCACACCTTCTTTTCCGTATTCGCCATCTTCTTTCCTTCCGTAACAGGCATTCAAGCTGGAGCTAATATTTCTGGTGATCTGAGAGACCCTGCGTCGAGCATTCCCAAAGGGACGCTGCTAGCTCTCCTCATCTCTATGATCAGCTATGCCACATTCGTTATTTTTGCCGGCGGTGCGGCTCTGAGGGACGCTAGTGGAATCGTGGTCGACGAGGTGATCGCAAACTGTACATCAAACTGTACTTACGGACTTCACAATAGTTATTCG GTGATGCAACTCATGTCTGTGTGGGGTCCGTTCATCTATGCCGGGTGCTTCGCGGCGACACTATCCACGGCTTTGACGAACCTGCTGTCCGTTCCCCGACTTATACAAGCGCTgggaatcgataaaatttatcccggattaatttttttcagcaagGGATATGGCAAAGCCGGAGAACCTTATCGCGGATATGTCCTCACCTTCTTCGTTGCAGCGCTTTTTGTTCTTATtg CTAATTTGAATGCGATCGCCCCGCTCATCTCCAACTTCTACTTGGCATCATACGCTCTGATTAACTTCTGCACCTTCCACGCTGCACTAGTGCGACCGTTGGGATGGAGACCGACCTTCAAG TACTACAACACCTGGTTGTCTTTGGCCGGTTTCATCTTATGCGTCGCAATCATGTTCCTCATCGATTGGGTCATGTCGCTCGTGACTTTCGTGATTATCTTCGCTCTTTATCTCATCGTGGTCTACCGGAATCCGGATGTCAACTGGGGTAGCAGTACACAAGCGCAAACTTACAAAACCGCTCTTTCCATCGTGTACCG GCTCAACTCAACCGACGAgcacgtgaaaaattacacCCCCCAAATTTTGGCGCTGACGGGACAGCCGAGTTCCCGACCAGCTTTGGTTCATCTCGCTAATctgataacaaaaaataacgctCTTCTGATGTGTGGTGGAATATATCCT TCTCGACTGTCGTATAGGATGCGGTCGACTCATCGCCGAGCTGGGTATACCTGGTTGAACCGACATCGCATCAAGTCATTTTATCACGTCGTCGAAGGTGTTGGTTTCGAAACCGGTGCTTCGGCACTGATGCAGGCAGCAGGCGTAGGGAAATTAGCACCAAATGTTGTCCTAATGGGTTACAAAACTCACTGGTCCAGTTGCGAGGGAAAAGAGCTTCAGGAATATTTCAACGTACTCCA CAACGCGTTCGACAATCGACTGGCTGTCGCCATATTACGAATCGCGGAAGGTCTGGATTGTTCTGTACCGGTAAACGGAATTTTCGAAGAGGAACACGGTGCCTTAGCCCAAAGCAGTTACGATTTGGCAGGGAATGCGCTGATGCACGCGGATAGTAATCTTTCGATAAGCAGCGGGATTCCACGGACTAACAGTGTCCCCAGTATCG GAACGCAGTATCTACCGAATGATAATAGCAGCGTTAAATCGATTCACAATAACGGAAGCGCCCGGGATCAtttgaagaataagaaaaagataatCACTGATAAATTGTTGAT TGGTAACGGAATGTCCCCGGTACCCGAATACATGACAATTTTCCAGAAGAAACACAAGAAGAGTACCATCGACGTCTGGTGGCTCTACGATGACGGAg GTCTGACGATCCTGCTTCCGTACATCATCAGCACCAGAACCAACTGGGAGAATTGTAAGATGAGAATTTTTGCCCTCGCGAATCACAAACAAGACATAGCTGCTGAGGAAAAAGA AATGCAAGAAATCATGGCCAAATTTCGTATCAAGTACACTAGTTTGAAAATGGTCGATGATATCAGCGTCCAACCCCACGCTGACactcagaaatttttcgaaacactcATCTCCGGCTTTCGAGAGAAAGATGGCGTTGAAAATACTG ACTACACAGTCACCGAAGCAGAGCTACAGAACCTACGAGATAAAACAAACCGGCAGTTACGGCTTCGCGAGTTGCTGCTAGAAAATTCAAGTGATTCGACGTTTGTCGTTAT GTCGTTACCGATGCCGAGAAAGGGCGCGGTATCGGCGCCGCTTTACATGGCATGGCTGGAAACATTGACCAGAGACATGCCTCCGACTCTTTTGGTCCGAGGCAATCACACTTCCGTACTGACGTTTTATTCGTAG
- the LOC105693369 gene encoding bumetanide-sensitive sodium-(potassium)-chloride cotransporter isoform X1 — MPKKPRIFFAEHPLGSEIMLEIKNFRLNLMEGKFQSRNAEDGVTGNCDQNSRKSPISLNISGLSDVVPRLDHYRLSRRAKRPSLGDLHEGNPVKDTNVEAGQVTGGNSFVGIKLGWIQGVLIPCLLNIWGVMLFLRLSWVVAQAGILQSLIIIGISSIVCVITTLSLSAISTNGEVKGGGIYYIISRSLGPEFGASVGIVFAFANAVAASMNTIGFCDSLNELLRENGLQIIDNAVNDVRLVGIIAVLIMIFICAIGMEWESKAQNFLIAIIVAAIVDFIIGTIIGPNSVEQTAQGFAGFSTTVFSDNWTPDYRFSEGKQHTFFSVFAIFFPSVTGIQAGANISGDLRDPASSIPKGTLLALLISMISYATFVIFAGGAALRDASGIVVDEVIANCTSNCTYGLHNSYSVMQLMSVWGPFIYAGCFAATLSTALTNLLSVPRLIQALGIDKIYPGLIFFSKGYGKAGEPYRGYVLTFFVAALFVLIANLNAIAPLISNFYLASYALINFCTFHAALVRPLGWRPTFKYYNTWLSLAGFILCVAIMFLIDWVMSLVTFVIIFALYLIVVYRNPDVNWGSSTQAQTYKTALSIVYRLNSTDEHVKNYTPQILALTGQPSSRPALVHLANLITKNNALLMCGGIYPSRLSYRMRSTHRRAGYTWLNRHRIKSFYHVVEGVGFETGASALMQAAGVGKLAPNVVLMGYKTHWSSCEGKELQEYFNVLHNAFDNRLAVAILRIAEGLDCSVPVNGIFEEEHGALAQSSYDLAGNALMHADSNLSISSGIPRTNSVPSIGTQYLPNDNSSVKSIHNNGSARDHLKNKKKIITDKLLIGNGMSPVPEYMTIFQKKHKKSTIDVWWLYDDGGLTILLPYIISTRTNWENCKMRIFALANHKQDIAAEEKEMQEIMAKFRIKYTSLKMVDDISVQPHADTQKFFETLISGFREKDGVENTDYTVTEAELQNLRDKTNRQLRLRELLLENSSDSTFVVMSLPMPRKGAVSAPLYMAWLETLTRDMPPTLLVRGNHTSVLTFYS, encoded by the exons ACTGAACCTGATGGAAGGCAAATTCCAGAGCAGAAATGCCGAAGACGGCGTCACCGGAAACTGCGATCAGAACAGCAGAAAATCTCCGATATCTTTGAACATTTCCGGTCTTTCGGATGTCGTCCCTAGACTCGATCACTACAG ATTGAGCAGGAGAGCGAAGAGACCATCGTTGGGTGATTTGCACGAGGGTAATCCTGTCAAG GATACGAATGTGGAGGCTGGTCAGGTTACCGGAGGTAACAGCTTTGTCGGTATAAAATTGGGATGGATCCAAGGTGTCCTGATACCATGTCTGCTCAACATCTGGGGGGTGATGCTTTTTCTCCGACTTTCTTGGGTTGTGGCGCAAGCGGGGATCCTCCAGagtttgataataattggTATATCTTCGATTGTTTGCGTAATCACAACTTTGAGTCTGAGTGCAATCAGCACGAACGGAGAAGTCAAGGGAG gtGGTATCTATTACATAATATCGCGATCTCTTGGACCTGAATTTGGAGCATCGGTCGGGATTGTCTTCGCTTTTGCGAACGCAGTAGCAGCCTCTATGAATACCATTGGCttttgtgattctttgaatgAGTTGTTGCGTGAAAATGGTCTGCAAATCATTGACAATGCTGTCAACGACGTCAGATTGGTCGGAATCATTGCTGTGCtaataatgatttttatctGTGCTATTGGGATGGAATGGGAATCGAAAGcacaaaattttctgatcgccATCATAGTAGCCGCTATCGTGGACTTCATTATCGGAACGATAATCGGACCGAATTCCGTGGAACAGACGGCGCAAGGGTTTGCTGGATTTTCAA CGACTGTCTTCTCCGATAACTGGACACCGGACTACCGATTTTCCGAGGGTAAACAGCACACCTTCTTTTCCGTATTCGCCATCTTCTTTCCTTCCGTAACAGGCATTCAAGCTGGAGCTAATATTTCTGGTGATCTGAGAGACCCTGCGTCGAGCATTCCCAAAGGGACGCTGCTAGCTCTCCTCATCTCTATGATCAGCTATGCCACATTCGTTATTTTTGCCGGCGGTGCGGCTCTGAGGGACGCTAGTGGAATCGTGGTCGACGAGGTGATCGCAAACTGTACATCAAACTGTACTTACGGACTTCACAATAGTTATTCG GTGATGCAACTCATGTCTGTGTGGGGTCCGTTCATCTATGCCGGGTGCTTCGCGGCGACACTATCCACGGCTTTGACGAACCTGCTGTCCGTTCCCCGACTTATACAAGCGCTgggaatcgataaaatttatcccggattaatttttttcagcaagGGATATGGCAAAGCCGGAGAACCTTATCGCGGATATGTCCTCACCTTCTTCGTTGCAGCGCTTTTTGTTCTTATtg CTAATTTGAATGCGATCGCCCCGCTCATCTCCAACTTCTACTTGGCATCATACGCTCTGATTAACTTCTGCACCTTCCACGCTGCACTAGTGCGACCGTTGGGATGGAGACCGACCTTCAAG TACTACAACACCTGGTTGTCTTTGGCCGGTTTCATCTTATGCGTCGCAATCATGTTCCTCATCGATTGGGTCATGTCGCTCGTGACTTTCGTGATTATCTTCGCTCTTTATCTCATCGTGGTCTACCGGAATCCGGATGTCAACTGGGGTAGCAGTACACAAGCGCAAACTTACAAAACCGCTCTTTCCATCGTGTACCG GCTCAACTCAACCGACGAgcacgtgaaaaattacacCCCCCAAATTTTGGCGCTGACGGGACAGCCGAGTTCCCGACCAGCTTTGGTTCATCTCGCTAATctgataacaaaaaataacgctCTTCTGATGTGTGGTGGAATATATCCT TCTCGACTGTCGTATAGGATGCGGTCGACTCATCGCCGAGCTGGGTATACCTGGTTGAACCGACATCGCATCAAGTCATTTTATCACGTCGTCGAAGGTGTTGGTTTCGAAACCGGTGCTTCGGCACTGATGCAGGCAGCAGGCGTAGGGAAATTAGCACCAAATGTTGTCCTAATGGGTTACAAAACTCACTGGTCCAGTTGCGAGGGAAAAGAGCTTCAGGAATATTTCAACGTACTCCA CAACGCGTTCGACAATCGACTGGCTGTCGCCATATTACGAATCGCGGAAGGTCTGGATTGTTCTGTACCGGTAAACGGAATTTTCGAAGAGGAACACGGTGCCTTAGCCCAAAGCAGTTACGATTTGGCAGGGAATGCGCTGATGCACGCGGATAGTAATCTTTCGATAAGCAGCGGGATTCCACGGACTAACAGTGTCCCCAGTATCG GAACGCAGTATCTACCGAATGATAATAGCAGCGTTAAATCGATTCACAATAACGGAAGCGCCCGGGATCAtttgaagaataagaaaaagataatCACTGATAAATTGTTGAT TGGTAACGGAATGTCCCCGGTACCCGAATACATGACAATTTTCCAGAAGAAACACAAGAAGAGTACCATCGACGTCTGGTGGCTCTACGATGACGGAg GTCTGACGATCCTGCTTCCGTACATCATCAGCACCAGAACCAACTGGGAGAATTGTAAGATGAGAATTTTTGCCCTCGCGAATCACAAACAAGACATAGCTGCTGAGGAAAAAGA AATGCAAGAAATCATGGCCAAATTTCGTATCAAGTACACTAGTTTGAAAATGGTCGATGATATCAGCGTCCAACCCCACGCTGACactcagaaatttttcgaaacactcATCTCCGGCTTTCGAGAGAAAGATGGCGTTGAAAATACTG ACTACACAGTCACCGAAGCAGAGCTACAGAACCTACGAGATAAAACAAACCGGCAGTTACGGCTTCGCGAGTTGCTGCTAGAAAATTCAAGTGATTCGACGTTTGTCGTTAT GTCGTTACCGATGCCGAGAAAGGGCGCGGTATCGGCGCCGCTTTACATGGCATGGCTGGAAACATTGACCAGAGACATGCCTCCGACTCTTTTGGTCCGAGGCAATCACACTTCCGTACTGACGTTTTATTCGTAG